The nucleotide sequence ACATTAGCGTTTTCTGGGCAAAACATCTATCTATTATCAAGGTGCATTAAGGTGATTGTGGGATCCAGCATTTTTAGAGTCATAGACTTACAGAgagtaaaagtcaggatatgTTGGCCTCTGTTGCATCAGTTTTGactattcttttttaaatctgtctctctgaAGTCCCCCAAcgttatggaagtgcaataccaAATCACTAGAGTAACCCAACCTTAAAATGAAATATCTGGCACAACAAAGGGAACAGCATACTGATTTGGGACAAACAGTTTTGATATAATAGTAGAAAATCcagaaatacatacaaaataaataaattaaataaaaaaaatcttcactCTTATGAGAGATATTCCTTTGGCTGCtgtaattatattattttattatatttattaccCATTCGAGACTAATTCAAAACGTTTTCTTGTACCTGCATTTGTGCCCTTTACCACAGAATATGTCTCACTGTACATAATACGATCATGAGGCATTTTAACGCAGTGATACTACACATATGatattttttctgctttatttagTAGTGCAACTCCTACATCTAGATGGCCAAGAATGACCTTTTATTTAGTGTACATTAACATTACTTTACTTTTTCTAACAGCCATGTAGCGTTCCTGAGTTTTGAGCCGTTTGTCTCCATCTATCGACATCAGGGAGCAACTTGTCCAAACTGATTTATGCCTTCTTGTAATTTAACAAGAGCTGTCGTTTTCTAACAAAAATGTAGCATAAATAAAGGCGCAGCCATTTCAATTTAATAAGAAATTGCTCTTCTTCAGCGTCAGAGTTTAAACCGTGGTGGTTTAATTTAAGACGTAACCGTTTGTCTTTACAataaagttttgtattttgaaacGTCCGTCCTGCATAATAATCCGACTGGAAACACgcgttgtgtgttgttgtggcGCAATTGTAATTTTCGTTGTAGGCTAAATCAGAAACTCTTGAActgtaaaacataaatacagttatttgtttgcttgtaaATGGCCGATGTGCCCTGCCTTTGTGTGTCCCGGTGTCATGCACAGCAGTTCAGGTAATTAGCCATCTAGTGAGTGAATAGCTGCTaaagctaagttagctagcaGTTAGCATGGGAACCTGATGGGAACTGAGAGCAATATGGACACAAAGTCTGTTTTAATAACAAGCTAAATATACTTTCTGTGGCTGCCTGGAATCATTTTGACATTAGATTTAAAATGCCTCTTATCTCACAGGAGATATCTACAGTCCAGAGGAGCTCTGGACCTGAGTTTGTGTTTACTGAAAGACTCAGATGAGACAGTCCTCTTGCCCATTTTACCATCCTGTCTGTCACAACTTGATCTGCAATCTCTCAGAACCATGGTGGCTTCAGACAGTGCTTGTGAAATAGTTTGGAGCCAGGTAATTAAAGCTGAGTTTCACTTTAATACCATTAGCAACAGACagtccttctttttttttttgcagctttaaagtatttttatctATCTCCTGTTGTCTGTCCTGTTTTCACCACAGTCTCCTCTGCAGtcaaagaaggagagaggaaggacaaGTGGTAATAAACTAGAGAAAATCCTCCTGGAGCTGTTTGAATCTCATGGTGAAAGATGGACGGAGGAGCTGAGGGGGGATCTCCCTCGCAGTTTCCAGAGGCATGGAGACCTGGTGCTGCTGGGAGACAATTGTTTCTCCCTGCCACTATGGAAGAAAATGGGTACTGTTCTCAAACTTAACTCCACTTTTCTTTAGTACTAGGTGTACAAACTAATTCATGAGGACGTTTATTGAAtgcttttaacttttttagATCAACAGCTATGGAGTGCAGTGGCCAAAGGACTGGGGGCAAAGCGCCTGGCAAAGATGAGTCAAATATCCAGGGATGGATTTAGGTCTCCTGTGGTGACGATGCTGTTGGGAGAGCACAGCTGGGTCAAACATGTGGACAACAGGATTAGGTAAGTAATTTATTTGCTGTTGATTTGCTTATTGAATAGGTCTTGGGcacatgaatgaataaatctGACTATGACTAAAACATGTCTGAACTTATAATGTCTTCACCTTTGCTTCAGGTATGAGTTTGATGTGACCAAATGCATGTTCTCAGCTGGAAACATAACAGAGAAGCTCCGGGTGGCTGGATTTGACTGCAGAGGGGAGACTGTGGTGGATTTGTATGCAGGTGGGATTACTGTTTCAATGTGTGACAGCTTTTTACATTGGTGATGTTTAAGTAAAAAAgaattgtactgtatattcatcaAAGgggaaacaataaaacacttgtCCTacatcatcagaatcagaaatactttattgatccccgaggggaaactcttttgttacagcagctcactatcacgtcagtgcacacaggaatagaagtactaagtaaaaaatataatgcacataaaataaatacaatctaTCTATCCCATCATGTTACTTTTATTGTGTCTAATCCTTCAACTCTTGGTAATTAAACATAATCTGAATCATGACATGAATGTTGGTGTGTAACTATCACAACTGTATCTTGTGTCAGGTATTGGATACTTCACTCTTCCATATCTGGGACACGCGGGGGCCAGTCATGTTCACGCCTGTGAGTGGAACCCTGATGCAGTTGAAGCTTTACGGAAAAACCTCGTGACAAATGGGGTGTCTGACCGCTGCACCGTTCACCAAGGAGACAACCGACAAGTAATGTGTTTTCATATGCGTCCCATACTGATATGCATTGTTTACACACAACTACAATATTAGCTCTGTCCTAATTTGATACTTCGCCACAGGGATGACAGTATTGATTTGTGCCCTCTAGTGGTTGTATTAGTTCCCATCTCCACTGAAAATCATGCCAGCAACTATTGGAACCTCAGGATTTTTCTGTAACTGCGCAAAAGAGAACCAATAAAGGTTCAGTCAAATATAAGTGATATTGTTGAGTTAGTATCACTataattaaattacataatgTTAGAATTCAGGCCATTTCTGGGGGAGAAACTCGTGTCTATCACATAGACAGACATATATCTCTTATCTCTCGACAGTCACCTCTGATGAGGCTGGGCAGTAATtcattatttataaatatattgtgGTGATACATTGATAATGTGATATTTTGATAAACAAGGctgtcatttaaatttttttttatttcaaaacatcGACATAATGATGTATGAAATGTTATATTAAGGTATATTTGAAATATACCATCACACTTGTTCCCCCACAACTCAGTGTGATGAATATTGAATTGTTTCTTTCTATGTGatttttatactttaaactCTTTCAACTATATCACTCAGTTCTAACCTCTTTTAATTAGATCTTATATcatgaaactttaaaaaaactgatCAGATCTTTAGTGGATATCTGGGATTTCTGCCATTTTTGACAGTTATTAtttgttatgtattttaattattaatatgacAGAGGCAGACTTGCTTTCAAAGCCTGGGGGTATTTTTTGCAGAATGAAGAGAACAATTCAAATTGGAGTGAAAGTGTTAGCAATGAAGTCTGGGTGCAACAGAAAGTTGGACAGCAAAAAAATTGCACCTGACATATTCCAAGTGCAgtctggtttgtttgttttttctctttgtaaaTTTCAGTGTAATGAAAAGCACGTTTCTGGTATCACAGCAGTGAAAAATTTGGCTCGTTCTTTTCTGAAATTTCCACAGAGTACAGGAGACATCTCGATATTCTGTGTCATCTCATTTTGCTCAGTACAAGTTTCTGTTCACAAAGTCAATCTCTTCTATGTAAAATGCTCTGACAGTAGCTATAAAAATCTAAGCTCAGCTCTATTACAAGAATAACAAACAGTGACacaagtttttttaaaaataatttaattaacagTACTGAAGAGctttattgtttacatttttcccaGCTCCAGCTGTGTGACATTGCTGACCGAGTGAACCTGGGTCTCATACCGAGCTCTGAGGACGGCTGGCCTGTTGCCTGTCGACTGCTGAAGAGAACAACTGGTGGCATTTTGCACATTCACCAGAACGTTACCTCACTATTTCCAAGCACGGCAGCCATGCCAGCAAACGATGATGCCACCCAGAGGCTTTCTGGGAAGAAAGCTGACAGAGAGGTGTGGCAGGCTTGGGCCGGTGACACAGCAAACCGCATCGCCTCCCTTTTAAAGGACATCACTGGTGCATCGTGGATAACAAACATCCAGCACATAGAACATGTTAAGTCATATGCACCTCATGTTCACCATATTGTGCTGGACTTGGAATGCAGGCCATCCTGTGCTGAAGAGAAGAACAGATTCTGAGTGGACACTGTGgcattcaacattttaatgttgctttaTTCTACAGAAGAAACAGGCAACTGTATGGTCCAGAAGTTTCCAGTGCatccaaacactgcagcagctggtTAGTGAAATCAATTGCTGAAGTGTttttataaactttatttagcCAGGGCAGGTTCACTGGGCACAaattatgttgttattttaattttttttagaaacGCCCTGCCTCACACTCATGTAGTTATAACGACATCTGGAAGCTGCCAAGCTGTACCACAACCACAGCCTTATCTGTTGGCCACTGGGCAGCTCCACTGGAACAGTGGTGGTTTAGATGCTTTGCTCAAGGGCAACTCATTGTTGTTATACTCACTGGAATGCCCTCCGGTGTTTGATCCCTAGACCCCTTGTGGTTGGCTGAAATAAAAAGCTGAAGACATGACTCACATCAACTGCTCCTGACTCTCACATCAGTGGTAATTACAGGAACACCCAAACTTATAAAATTCCAATATTATGACTTGTTAAACTACAGGATTCACATATTTGGCAtggttattaaaatgttttggttgTACAAGAAATTTGACTAGATAACAAACATACAATACTACTCT is from Siniperca chuatsi isolate FFG_IHB_CAS linkage group LG8, ASM2008510v1, whole genome shotgun sequence and encodes:
- the trmt12 gene encoding tRNA wybutosine-synthesizing protein 2 homolog, with product MADVPCLCVSRCHAQQFRRYLQSRGALDLSLCLLKDSDETVLLPILPSCLSQLDLQSLRTMVASDSACEIVWSQSPLQSKKERGRTSGNKLEKILLELFESHGERWTEELRGDLPRSFQRHGDLVLLGDNCFSLPLWKKMDQQLWSAVAKGLGAKRLAKMSQISRDGFRSPVVTMLLGEHSWVKHVDNRIRYEFDVTKCMFSAGNITEKLRVAGFDCRGETVVDLYAGIGYFTLPYLGHAGASHVHACEWNPDAVEALRKNLVTNGVSDRCTVHQGDNRQLQLCDIADRVNLGLIPSSEDGWPVACRLLKRTTGGILHIHQNVTSLFPSTAAMPANDDATQRLSGKKADREVWQAWAGDTANRIASLLKDITGASWITNIQHIEHVKSYAPHVHHIVLDLECRPSCAEEKNRF